AGGCGTCGTCACCGGTGTAGCCTATGGCAAAGCCGACAGTGCCGATGCTGGTGTCGAACACATCGGTGTAGGAAATGGAGCTGCGGTATCCGGTACCGGAATCCCCATTCAACTTGGCATCGTATTCGTTGTAATTACCTTTGACCTCGGCTTGGAAACGGCGCTTGCCGTAGTCGATAGGGCGAATACTCTGCAAATCTATCAGGCCCGCCACCGCACCTTCGAGCAGGTTTGCGGATTGCGACTTGTACACAGTAGCGCCGTTTACCAGTTCCGATGGGAACTGGGAAAACGCCACGGCGCGGTTGCCGCTGCCAGAAGAAATTTCACGGCCGTTGTAAGTGGAGTAACCGAGAAATGGCCCCAATCCGCGCACGGAAATTTCACTGGCGTTTCCTTTAAAGCGGTCGCCAGTGACCCCAACAATGCGCTCCAAAGTTTCTGCGACAGAAAGGTCGGGCAGGCTGCCCATTTCAGCCGATGAAATCACATCGACAATGGTTTCGGCATCGCGCTTGATATCGATGGAATTACGCATGGTGTCACGCAGGGTGCCGGTGACGGTGACTTCTTCAAGCTTTTCCTGCTCGTCGCCATCCTGCGCTTGTGCGAGAGAAGCATTGAGTGCGACGGAGGCGATTGTCAGTGCCAGCAAGCGCTTGGAAAATCTCGGCCGTGGGCTAGCGTGAGTATGGTGATTGTGGTTGCTCATCAAAGCTCCTGCTTAGTTATTTTTGTCGTTGTGTGATTTCTGTCTTTGCATGGATGTACGAGCCCCTCCGGAGTACCCATTTACCGGTGGCGGTGTGATAGCTGGTACAGTATGAATCAAGCTTGGCTGATGGTAAAGTGGTATGACCATCTTACATTGATTCGTGTGCCGACAGATTTGCGGGAGGGCCGTTTTGAGATATCGATTGAAAATTCGTAAAACGTTAACAATATCAGGGGCTGGTGGTGTGCTGGTCGCGTTGTTTTGCGGCTTTGCACTCGCGACAGTGGAGTCGGGAGCGGTTGTAGAAGCAGTGAGCGCCGAAGCTCTGCCTGTGCATGAGTTGCCCGACTTTTCTTATGCTGGCTACAAGAACGGCGGAACGCCGTTGACGTTTGAAGTTCGCAAAACAATCGATGTCAGCGAATTTGGTGCGGTTCCCGATGATGGCCTCGATGATTCAAAGGCATTTCTTGCTGCACTAGCGGCTGCAGATCGCTTTCTCGGGCCGGTTGCGGTCGAGATGCCAGCCGGACGCTTTATTCTCAGTGACATCCTGTATTTACAGCGGGATAACCTGATTCTGCGCGGTGCCGGTCAGCAAAAGACCCAGCTATATTTCCCTCGGCCACTGCGTTTGCTGCCGGATCCGCCCGAACTTTCGGAGCTCCGCGAATACCTTACGGAAATGGACAAGCGCCAGCGAGAGGAGCAGAACAATATCGACCTGCCCTTTACCCAGTATGCCTGGGCCGGTGGCTATATCTGGGCGCGCAAGCCTGGTGAGCGGGTAAAGGCGTACCTCGACAAGTACGATATGCCGGTGGCGGTAAACGCACAGCCGGTTGCCGGCAAGCGCGGGGAGCGCCGGCTGAAGGTAAAATCGGCAGGCACGCTTGAGGTGGGGCAGGTTATCAATATCAACTGGTATAACCGTGCCGGACGCGAATCACCGCTGCTGAAAGCACTGTATCCGGGTGTCGACAAGGTAGGCAGCCATCACTGGGCATTTCCGTCGCGCCCGCTGGTTTCGCAAGCATCCAGAATTGTGACGATAGAAGGTAATACGGTCGAGCTTTCCGATCCCTTGCTGCATGATATCCAGGGGTTTACCACGGATATCACACAAAAGCTTTATCTACAGAATGTTGGATTGGAAAACTTCACTATCGAATTTCCACCCTCAGCGTATGTGGCGCACCATGTAGAGGAGGGCTTTAACGGCATATACCTGACCCGGGTATACGACGGATGGGTTCGCAATGTGAACATCATCAATGCAGACAGTGGCGTGCTTACAGAAGAAGTCGCTAACCTGACGATCAGAAACGTTACCACGTCAGGCAATCACAAGGCGCACTACAGCGTGGCTATGGGCGATACACATAATGTGCTGGTGGATAACCTGCATGTGCAGAATCTTGTGATTCACCCGTTGAGCTTCAATACATTTTCCACCAAGAGTGTGTATACGGATTCTACTGTCGATCAGCGTCCGATTCTGGATCAACATTCCGGTGCCAATCATCAGAACCT
This is a stretch of genomic DNA from Microbulbifer bruguierae. It encodes these proteins:
- a CDS encoding right-handed parallel beta-helix repeat-containing protein, translated to MSAEALPVHELPDFSYAGYKNGGTPLTFEVRKTIDVSEFGAVPDDGLDDSKAFLAALAAADRFLGPVAVEMPAGRFILSDILYLQRDNLILRGAGQQKTQLYFPRPLRLLPDPPELSELREYLTEMDKRQREEQNNIDLPFTQYAWAGGYIWARKPGERVKAYLDKYDMPVAVNAQPVAGKRGERRLKVKSAGTLEVGQVININWYNRAGRESPLLKALYPGVDKVGSHHWAFPSRPLVSQASRIVTIEGNTVELSDPLLHDIQGFTTDITQKLYLQNVGLENFTIEFPPSAYVAHHVEEGFNGIYLTRVYDGWVRNVNIINADSGVLTEEVANLTIRNVTTSGNHKAHYSVAMGDTHNVLVDNLHVQNLVIHPLSFNTFSTKSVYTDSTVDQRPILDQHSGANHQNLFDNITMYVDLNEQEISERRYPAFKGGGAGYWKPTHGADNTFWNIRLVFSNEFEEETSITLDGVADGPNANIYGVYGNRKVAVDYGPGADIVAMNQAISDQPSLYQMQLSKRLSRSRFQDLSSDLSSDLSKGLSSSQSTTAKNSIQ